CAGCGGCCAATCCGTCGGATGCAATCGTTGCCGCGCTCCGGAAAATCAGCCCCGGCGCAAAGCCGGAAGTCCGCCATGGAACCACTGTCGGCACCAACACCTTGCTGGAGCGCAAAGGAGCGCGTGTGGCTTTCGTTACCACCGAGGGTTTCGAAGACACGATCGCGATCGGACGTCAGGCGCGCCCGCGCTTGTACGACTGGTTCATGGTTCCGGATCCCGCGCTGGTGCCCGCGGAGTTGCGCTTTGGCGTCGCCGAACGAACCTCGGCAACTGGCGAAATTCTGAAATCTCCCGGCGCCAAGGACCTGCAAGACCTCGTGGTCTCGCCGGCAGCAGCGCGGCCCGACGCCATTGCCGTTTCCCTCCTCTTTCCCTTCGCGAACGTCCGCAACGAACAGGCTGTCGCTGGCGCGTTGCGCAAGCTCGGCTTGCCCATTTCGCTCTCACACGAGATTCTTCCCGAATTCCGCGAGTATGAGCGCGCCTCCACCGTCGCTGTCAATGCCTATCTCGCCCCAGGAATGGGACGCTACATCAGCGGACTGCAGCAGGCGCTTGAGGGTGAGTTTGCCGGCGGCCGTTTGCAAGTCATGCAATCCTCGGGCGGAATCGTGTCGGCCCAGGTAGCGGCGAAAGAGCCGGTGAGAACCGTCTTGTCAGGCCCCGCCGGCGGCATCGTGGGGGCGCACGCGGTGGCGAGACTGGCGGGCTTCGACAAAATCATTGGCTTTGACATGGGCGGCACTTCGACCGACGTCGCGTTGGTGGAGGGCGCCGAGAGGCTCCGCACCACCAGCGAGTCCGTCATCTCTGGCCTGCCGATTAGCGTACCTATGCTCGACATTCACACCGTCGGCGCGGGCGGCGGATCGCTGGCGCGCTTCGACGCCGGCGGTATATTGCGCGTGGGGCCACAGTCAGCTGGCGCCGCTCCTGGGCCAATCTGCTATGGCCGTGGCGAGAAACCCACCGTTACCGACGCCAATCTCGCGCTCGGACGCCTCGATCCCGATTTCTTTCTTGGCGGCGAGATGTCGCTCGATGAACCGCGTGCGCGCAAGTATCTGGCTGCCACCAAGGGACCGATTGCCTCCGTCGAGGAATTTGCGGCTGGAATTGTTCGCCTGGCGGAAGCGGCAATGGAGAAGGCCATCCGCGTCATCTCCGTCGAGCGCGGATACGATCCGCGCGATTTTACCCTCGTCAGCTTCGGCGGCGCTGGACCGCTGCATGCCTGCGCGCTGGCCAGTGCGTTGAAGATTCCACGCGTGCTGGTGCCGCAAATGCCGGGCGCGCTGTCAGCCCTGGGGATCCTGATGTCCGACGTGGTCAAGGATTACTCGCGCACCGTCATGCTCGGCCCCGATCCCGCGGCTTTGGAAAAGCACTTCCGCGAACTGGAACGGCGTGGCGCGAAAGAAATGCGGGAGGAAAACCTGAAGTCGGTTGCCACGCGTTTTGCCGACGTGCGTTATGCGGGACAAGGGTTTGAATTGAGCATCCCGTGGTCTGCAAACTTTGTGCAACGCTTCCATCAGGCGCACCGGCGCCGCTACGGATATGCTGACGAGCGGCGGCGCGTCGAGGTCGTTAACCTGCGTGTACGCGTGGTCGCCTCCACCGAACCGGTACCGTTCCCTAAGAAAAAGACGGTGCGCGGCGCGGCGAAACAAGCTCTCGTCAAGCACCGCCGTGTCGTGTTTGACGGCCGCGCCTCGAAAGCCCCGATTTACAGGCGTGAACTCTTGCGGCCCGGCGACGTCTTTCTCGGGCCGGCGATCGTCGCCGAGTACAGCGCCACGACCGTGCTGCCGCCGGGCTGCCGTGCCAGCGTGGACCAACGTCAGAACATCGTGATCGAGGTGAAGTGATGTCGCGCGCGGCAAGAATCGATCCTGTCGAGCTGGCGATTTTTCGCAGCGCGTTTCACTCCATCGCAGAGGAGATGGGCGCCATCCTGCGCCGCACCGCATTTTCGCCCAACATTAAGGAGCGGCGCGATTACTCCTGCGCGGTTTTTGACGGCGCCGGCCAGGTCATCGCCATGGGCGACCACATGCCCGTCCATCTCGGCTCCATGCCCATGTCGGTGCGCGCATCGATCGATGCGCTTCAGTTTGAGCCGGGCGATATCGCCATCCTGAACGATCCCTACGCCGGTGGCACGCACTTGCCTGACATCACCATGGTATTGCCGGTTTACGTCCGCGGTTCGAAAGCGCCTGCCTTCTACGTCGCCAGCCGCGCGCATCACGCCGACGTCGGCGGCGCCTATCCCGGTTCCATGGGCCTGTGCCGCGAAATCTACCAGGAGGGCGTGCGCATTCCGCCGGTAAAGATCGCGCGCGCGGGCGAGATTGACCCCAACATCATGTCGCTGCTTCTCCATAACGTGCGTACGCCGGATGAGCGCGAGGGCGACCTCACCGCCCAGGTCGGCGCCTGTCGCGTGGGCGCTCAACGGCTCGATGAGATGACTACGAAATATGGCCTCCGTCGTGTTCAGCAGAACATGCGCGCGCTGCTCGATTACTCGGAGCGCCTGGTTCGCGCCGAACTGGCGCAACTGCCTGCCGGCGATTTCACGGCAGAGGACTTCATGGACGACGATGGCGTGACCGATCATCCCATCCGTATCCGCGTCACGCTGCATATTGATCCCCGAAAGAAAACGGCGCGGGTTGACTTCACCGGCACGGATGTCCAGGTGGCAGGCAGCATCAATGCGGTCGAGGCGATCACCTACTCGGCAACGTACTACGTCTTCCGCTGCCTGCTCGGTGACGACGTCCCCGCCACGGCAGGCATCATGCGTCCCATCGAGTTGATCGTACCCGCGGGAAC
This region of Terriglobales bacterium genomic DNA includes:
- a CDS encoding hydantoinase/oxoprolinase family protein — translated: AANPSDAIVAALRKISPGAKPEVRHGTTVGTNTLLERKGARVAFVTTEGFEDTIAIGRQARPRLYDWFMVPDPALVPAELRFGVAERTSATGEILKSPGAKDLQDLVVSPAAARPDAIAVSLLFPFANVRNEQAVAGALRKLGLPISLSHEILPEFREYERASTVAVNAYLAPGMGRYISGLQQALEGEFAGGRLQVMQSSGGIVSAQVAAKEPVRTVLSGPAGGIVGAHAVARLAGFDKIIGFDMGGTSTDVALVEGAERLRTTSESVISGLPISVPMLDIHTVGAGGGSLARFDAGGILRVGPQSAGAAPGPICYGRGEKPTVTDANLALGRLDPDFFLGGEMSLDEPRARKYLAATKGPIASVEEFAAGIVRLAEAAMEKAIRVISVERGYDPRDFTLVSFGGAGPLHACALASALKIPRVLVPQMPGALSALGILMSDVVKDYSRTVMLGPDPAALEKHFRELERRGAKEMREENLKSVATRFADVRYAGQGFELSIPWSANFVQRFHQAHRRRYGYADERRRVEVVNLRVRVVASTEPVPFPKKKTVRGAAKQALVKHRRVVFDGRASKAPIYRRELLRPGDVFLGPAIVAEYSATTVLPPGCRASVDQRQNIVIEVK
- a CDS encoding hydantoinase B/oxoprolinase family protein, with protein sequence MSRAARIDPVELAIFRSAFHSIAEEMGAILRRTAFSPNIKERRDYSCAVFDGAGQVIAMGDHMPVHLGSMPMSVRASIDALQFEPGDIAILNDPYAGGTHLPDITMVLPVYVRGSKAPAFYVASRAHHADVGGAYPGSMGLCREIYQEGVRIPPVKIARAGEIDPNIMSLLLHNVRTPDEREGDLTAQVGACRVGAQRLDEMTTKYGLRRVQQNMRALLDYSERLVRAELAQLPAGDFTAEDFMDDDGVTDHPIRIRVTLHIDPRKKTARVDFTGTDVQVAGSINAVEAITYSATYYVFRCLLGDDVPATAGIMRPIELIVPAGTIVNARPPAAVAGGNVETSQRTVDVLMRALAQATPDRVPAASAGTMTNVTVGGMDPRTGQSFAYYETTAGGMGARPGLDGVPGVHTHMTNSLNTPVEALEYAYPFRVRRYSYRRGSGGAGRHRGGDGLVREIELLADSQVTILADRRKVGPYGLAGGEPGATGKATLLRRDGTREELPGKCNRQASAGDVLRIETPGGGGWGKSR